In the Octadecabacter sp. SW4 genome, one interval contains:
- a CDS encoding YcjF family protein yields the protein MQQVAVLAARRPSRLARWFWSLLVAIVGFAASIAAWDFVNGLLARSPILGGIAMTLLALFCSVLLIIALRELAAFSRLRRVDRIQTAAAAALISGEVKDARAVLGQLETLYKGRADTEWGRERLAERSGDVLDGDGLIGLAEADILAPLDQRALREVEAAARQVAMVTAIVPLALADVFTALTANLRMIRRIAEIYGGRSGVLGSWRLTRTVLTHLVATGAVAVGDDLIGSVAGGGVLSKVSRRFGEGVINGALTARVGVAAIEVCRPLPFHSVKRPAVTALVKRALTGLFGAGSK from the coding sequence TGCAGCAGGTGGCGGTTCTGGCGGCGCGCCGCCCGTCGCGTTTGGCGCGGTGGTTCTGGTCGTTACTGGTCGCGATTGTCGGGTTTGCCGCGTCAATTGCCGCCTGGGATTTCGTCAACGGATTGCTGGCGCGGTCGCCGATATTGGGCGGGATCGCGATGACGCTGCTGGCGCTGTTCTGCAGTGTCTTGCTGATCATCGCCCTGCGCGAACTGGCTGCATTCAGTCGATTGCGCCGCGTGGACCGGATTCAGACCGCCGCCGCCGCCGCGCTCATCAGTGGTGAGGTCAAGGACGCGCGCGCCGTGTTGGGGCAGCTTGAAACGCTCTACAAGGGTCGCGCCGATACTGAATGGGGCCGCGAACGGCTGGCGGAACGAAGCGGTGATGTGCTGGATGGCGACGGGCTGATCGGGTTGGCCGAGGCCGACATTCTGGCCCCCCTTGATCAGCGTGCCCTGCGTGAAGTCGAGGCCGCCGCGCGACAGGTGGCGATGGTTACGGCGATTGTGCCGCTTGCGCTGGCCGATGTGTTCACGGCCCTGACGGCCAACCTGCGAATGATCCGGCGCATTGCCGAGATTTATGGCGGGCGGTCGGGTGTGCTGGGCAGTTGGCGCCTGACGCGCACCGTGCTGACGCATCTTGTAGCGACGGGCGCGGTGGCGGTGGGCGATGATTTGATCGGCTCGGTCGCGGGGGGCGGGGTTTTGTCGAAGGTCTCGCGCCGTTTTGGCGAAGGGGTTATCAACGGCGCTTTGACCGCCCGCGTCGGCGTCGCCGCGATCGAGGTGTGCCGCCCGCTGCCGTTTCATTCGGTCAAGCGGCCAGCGGTCACGGCGCTGGTGAAACGTGCGCTGACGGGGTTGTTCGGGGCGGGATCAAAGTGA